One window of the Mytilus galloprovincialis chromosome 14, xbMytGall1.hap1.1, whole genome shotgun sequence genome contains the following:
- the LOC143059307 gene encoding uncharacterized protein LOC143059307 → MASLVEISSVFLIILGILFPSSAAANEGNGTISSAGVYVKVLGQSGKIMMSRSENIESDENRVTVEMDEIKETDLSGNPVGAGGSPATKHSFNTFANQQFEYSEVGDGEFENISAKTFNFSATIDNGAKLVVDVYIFTENGTYSLNGENTTVSEGTVKFNIFIENWKFCGDTGVTCSKGSTTEIGKYVDFTIAIKGKGAAPQKKTGGGKKTTADEYDLGSGSSVIISDKVQYDGNGDWVPTPTGYPKLEQKGSKTLFVFRFDKFSKSVLYDPQVDLGKSPDTPETPTMEKETNAEGVWVKVLGKSGKIQVGNRQNPSQDPNRITIEFSELKEKKTDGSDIKDNKHRFNNFAVTDFQFSPPMDAEFMNLTVKKFTFNATLNEEGAMLETEVLIFREDGEITLGNETTMVKKGNMKFSTTIKDWKFCGQGGTTCSSSEVGEFLDFGMTIKGKGTPKKKPSSDKGNAEEYDLGEDSSVVMSRKVKYNTDDWTTMASGYPMVVTQGSKQIFYIRLNKFTGTAYYDPTVIYNTDGINGSPRNSVSLFACFLSVFICVFLF, encoded by the exons ATGGCAAGTTTAGTCGAAATAAGTAGCGTTTTCTTGATTATTTTGGGAATTTTATTCCCATCATCAGCAGCAGCAAATGAGGGGAATGGAACCATCTCTAGCGCAGGTGTATATGTTAAAGTATTGGGTCAGTCTGGGAAAATAATGATGAGCCGGTCAGAGAATATTGAGTCTGATGAAAATAGGGTAACTGTAGAAATGGACGAAATCAAAGAAACGGATTTGAGCGGGAACCCAGTGGGAGCCGGTGGTTCTCCAGCAACTAAACATAGCTTCAACACCTTTGCCAATCAACAATTCGAGTATAGTGAAGTTGGAGATGGAGAATTTGAGAATATTTCAGCCAAGACTTTCAATTTTTCTGCTACTATAGATAATGGGGCGAAACTTGTTGTTGACGTGTACATTTTTACCGAAAATGGGACTTATAGTCTTAATGGAGAAAACACGACAGTTTCAGAAGGAACTgtcaaatttaatattttcattgaaaATTGGAAATTTTGTGGAGACACCGGCGTTACATGTAGTAAGGGATCGACAACTGAAATTGGGAAATATGTAGACTTTACAATTGCCATTAAAGGAAAAGGAGCAGCTCCGCAGAAGAAAACTGGTGGCGGGaaaaagacaacagcagacgAGTACGATCTTGGAAGTGGTAGCAGTGTAATAATATCAGACAAG GTTCAATATGATGGTAATGGCGACTGGGTACCAACACCCACTGGATATCCTAAACTGGAACAAAAAGGTTCAAAAACACTTTTTGTCTTCCGTTTTGACAAATTTTCAAAGAGTGTATTGTACGACCCACAAGTTGATTTAGGAAAGTCACCTGATACCCCTGAAACGCCCACAATGGAAAAGGAAACCAACGCAGAAGGCGTTTGGGTCAAAGTTTTAGGAAAGTCGGGTAAAATTCAAGTCGGAAATAGGCAGAACCCATCACAAGACCCGAACAGAATTACTATTGAATTTTCTGAacttaaagaaaagaaaacagatgGTAGCGACATAAAAGACAACAAGCACAGATTTAACAACTTTGCTGTGACAGACTTTCAGTTCTCACCACCAATGGACGCAGAATTCATGAATCTGACAGTGAAAAAATTCACATTCAACGCAACATTGAATGAAGAAGGTGCTATGCTAGAAACGGAAGTGCTCATATTTCGCGAAGACGGCGAAATAACTCTTGGGAACGAAACTACGATGGTGAAAAAAGGAAATATGAAATTTAGCACAACAATAAAAGACTGGAAGTTTTGTGGACAGGGCGGTACAACGTGCTCTTCAAGCGAGGTCGGCGAATTCTTAGACTTTGGAATGACTATTAAAGGCAAAGGTACTCCGAAGAAAAAACCAAGCAGTGATAAAGGAAATGCTGAAGAATATGACCTCGGTGAAGACAGTTCAGTTGTCATGTCCAGGAAG gtcaAATACAACACTGATGATTGGACAACAATGGCATCTGGATATCCAATGGTTGTGACGCAGGgcagtaaacaaatattttacattcGTCTAAACAAGTTTACCGGGACAGCTTACTATGACCCAACAGTTATATACAACACCGATGGAATTAATGGAAGCCCCCGTAATTCTGTGTCATTATTCGCGTGTTTTCTTTCagtttttatttgtgtatttttgttttaa